The genomic DNA ATTAAGGAGCATACAACGAATATTTTTCATGAAAGTCTTATTTATCCTCTCTATCACACCATGTTGTTGTGAATTTTTAGATATTGTGAAGTGCATCATGATTTCTTGAATCCTGCATTAAGTATTGGACTCTTCAGAACATAACTCTAAACTATTATCAGTACGTACATGTTTTATTGGTTTCCTAGTCTAATTTTTAATCATAATCTTCTACTCCTTAAACTTAGAAAACACATCACTCTTCTACTTCAAAAAAAAACCtaattattttggaataatcatcaacaatcgTCAACATATAATAGACAACTCTCATAGAAGATACTTTAAATGATCCCCAAAGATGAGAGTGAATATAATCAAGTATTCTTCTAGTGTGTGGATTTCTTTAAAGaacctaattatttttttgcttGTCGAAGATGTAATGCTCACAAAACTTCAATTTACTAATAATTTGTCTATTAAGAATTCCTCACTTGCTCAACTCGGTTATTTCATTCtcactcatatgaccaagtGGCATATGCCACAGCTTTGTGACATCATCATCAAATAATTAGGAAGTGACGGAAATAATATTGCTTATAATTGTGGAGTCTTTAAAACATATAACATGTTAGGTTTTCTTTCACATTTCATCAAGACAATAACACTTTTACTAACTTTCATAACTCCACTTTCAATAGTGTACTTGTACCCTTGAATCAAGAATACTAAAACATAACATTTCACTTTAAACGAGGAACATCTCTAACATTATCAAGTGTTCGAACAACTCCAtcaaatatcttaatttttattattcttatacCCACGGCCTTACATGATGAATTGATTCTCATTAACACAACACAATTAGTAATTGTATCATATGTTGAAAATCCGTCCTTATTGGGACACATATAATATGTACAACCATTATCAAGTATTCATTAATTTTGTGAAAAACCATTATGAGTTTATtgtcttcatcttcaacaatatTGGGTTCTCCCTCCAACAATAAGGCCATTTACCGAACCATCAAAATGACTAACAAGATATTTTATCttctacttaaaaaataatacatcaTAAACATCATTAGTTGTGACAATATTATGAGTAAATAAAATAGTATCACGAAACGTGATATACGATTAGGGGCAACAAACATAGTAGAATTAAAGTTAAATCTGCATTGTCATACTTGACTTCTAAGACCTCTAATCAACAACAATTTCTTTAATTCCAATTAATTCTTTTGTACAGACATACATTCTAGTCtacgataaaaatataattgttgcTTCAGATGAAGCTTACTAGTAAGATTTTTCGTAATGCATAACTATTTTAGCTTCAGCCATAACCCATAAGCattcattttatcaaatatactTGTAGAGTATTCTTTGACACATGAAGATTTATGTGAGACATAGTCTAGTGATCTTACTTACCATAAGATTTCTAATGTTCAGAGTCTACTTATCATTTTGAATGAGGAAGGAAGTCGTTGCACCGAATAAGAAACTCGCCGATAAAAAACGAAGTTATCATCGAAGAAGGATGTTGTCATTCGTTGGATAGAGAAACAAAATTTTTGGAAATATCTCTTTTTGGAAAGAGAAGATAAAACGAAGAAGTTgctgattttttttcaattttttttttctatcctATATATGTGGTACACCCTTATTATTTCTCTTTacaaatactatataatatttatttaataaaatatgtataatttatattttctgtaaatatccaaatcattattaatgatgatgatagctaaataaatcataatatgAAATCAAATGccttttatttattcacaacccccaaaaatcaaatcaatatgATGTAGTAAGTAGTACATTACAATAAGGAGAAAGAAATGCTCTAGAGAACTTAAATGACaaagaaggaaggaaggaatGGAACAAACAGCCAAAAATAAACCGGTGACTAACTACCAGTCAATATCACACCTCTTGCTCTGAAACGAACCGCCATTCATGTTGGAATTCAAAGGTATCTTCAGATCGCACTCGACCTTGCTGGTAAATCTCGGCGTCTTGAACCACCATGCCTTCAATCGGATTCGGAGTTTAAGCTTCAAATCAATGCTATAAATCCCCGATAACTTCTCCGAATCGTAACTCGTTCTATCGGATCCCTGCAAAACCACCACACTCTGCCCCTGAAACTCGGTGCTCACATTGGCCGTGTTCTTGTGTCCCTGATAGAATCTCTGCAGATCCTTAGTTTGTAACCGCTCGTCTTCATAATAGGCGCTGGCCTCAATTTGGTCGTAGTAGACTCCGACGCGCTTGTTAGGGTTTCGAATGGTGAGGTTTAGAGCGAGGTTGTAATAGAGAGTGTTGTTTGTGGTGGAGAGATCGAACTGAGTGAGAGTCGCATCGGTGGCGTAGAATTTGACCTGATTAGGGCGGAAGACGAGCCAGAGAACCAAGACAATAAGACCTATGGTGACCAGAATTGTGCAGaggattttgaaaatgagaCTGAAGAGACAGCCGCAGAGGCAGCCGCAACAAGAGCCGCGACCGTGCCTGTGGTAGGTCTTGGACGGCGGTGGAATCGAAGGACCGTAGTATGCTCCGTTGAGGTGTGGCTGTTTAGATTCTCCCATGGTTTTGAATGAAGGATGATGGATTATGCCATGGGAAGGATGAATCCgagaatatatatagaaatgaaGAACGCGCGTTTAAAGATATTCAAAACGCGGTTGTTGTTGATGGAGAAGAGGAAGATCTCCAATGACTTTCGTTTATCATATTGTTCAACTTCCCTCGTTTTCATATTGGACTTTTTTaggttattataataattagcactaatttttttaaaatcttttactatcaaataaaaattacataaataatgaatttttcattaaatagaAGAATCTTTcactatattataattaaactaatgAATAAATGTAAATAAGTTGAATGAATATGAACTAAGGTTTTGagttgtttttttataagaaatattcAACCCAACTGCTGATAGAGataattttccaaaataattaaaaggttTGATTGACTATTCATTTTGGTCCATTTAATTTAGTAGTtgttatctttaattaaataactagtttaaagttttttttttttatattttaatattgagaTGAGAAAGTTCTAAAGAAggtttcattatattatatattaatattagtattacTGGTAATGGTTTTATGCATTGTTTGAGGACTTTGACTCTTCTcaataataaagtaataaatcatattttctaaaaaaactaactaacaaatagaataaacaatattaattttggccttttttgaaaattggagGAGGAAACTATTGCATTCATATTATGGTTAGAGTGCTTGACCtcttctattattttatttagattctTATCCTAGTTacgtaaacaataaaataaataactcttTGAAAAAACTTTTACATTTATAGATGACAATGGATATCCGATATTTGATATTCGTGAGTACcgataattaaattcaaatattttaaattgagtttAGAGTCGGGATCAGGAATAGGTAATAGAGAAGGTACACGATCGAATTCGTGGTCGAGAATAAGGAATATGTTAAACCCAACTCAAATCCCGATACccggctatatatatatatatatatatatatatatatatatatatatatatatatatatatatatatatattttcttcaaagAGTTAATATGATAtcgagaaatgattaggtgagagaatttggtgagagaatttggtgagggaatgacttggcataatcttattcgctgaaaaaatcaaataatttctctttttttttctctttcctcccacttttacattttccaaccaatgaatgatgccaagtcattctctcaccaaattctctctctctatcactcctcatatgatatcacatcttcatcattatcctcatcataataattatatcaattatttcattcttatcCTCAACTCTACTCTTACAcacttctatttttattattaaaaaacttaaacttgttttattattctttatttacaTCTTTATTTTTCAACTATCATAAATTctatcttaataattttaacattttcttatctgtatatttttttattatttcaatatcattactttaaaactatttattgtttaattattcttcaatattttgtaactttattttagtaaaatatttaaatttaccTTTTAAttgggtaatggggtacccgtcaAGGATCGAGTACCCGACAAATCGGGGATATGAAAGAAATAGAGACACTTGTCAGGTTTAGGGTTGGATAGGAAAATAAAATTCGGGTACGGGGATTTATACTTCACTACCCGACGGATATGGTACACGTTGACATCCCTACTTATTGTAGGAAAGAATGTTtagaatgaattatatatatttgttacaaCATCTACAAGTTCCTATTTATACAAGTTTGACaaatatgaaaagaataagaataaggTCATAAATTGAGGATCTAGAATTTGGGAGAAAATTATGTTTCCTAACTCCACCAATTTAgcctaaataaaattaaactagataactaattattataatttatatcctCCCGCAAGTTGGACTATCTAGAAGAAATACACAACTTGGACAATAAGGAGTCAAATCGAGGTTGAAGTAGTGTCTTTATAAGTATATCAACAAGTTGATCATCAGTAGATATAAAAGATACCCaaaactttctttttttttaaaatttcacgAACAAAATGATAGGTTAAGGCTATATGTTTCATCTGAGAGTGGAAAACAGGATTAGCACTGAGATATGTGACACCAAGAATGTCACAATAGATAATCGGATTAACTGTGGGTAGGTGACCAAGTTCAGTGAACAAGGATAAGACCCATAAAAGTTCACTGATTGTGTCATCTAAGGCTTTGTATTCTGCTTCGGTTGAGGAACGAGCAACAAAGTGTTGTTTCCAAGAGCTCCAAGAGATGGGAGTGCTACCGAGATACAACAAGTAACTAGTGGTGGAGATATAATCATCCTTATCACCCGCCCAATCTACATCTGAATAAGAATGAAGGGTTAGTGGAGCAGTTGCCGAGATGAAAATGTCTTTATCGCAAGAGCCCGCTAGATAACGAAGCACTCGTTTGAGAGCAGACCAATGTACCATTCTAAAGTGGTACATGAACTACGCAAGTTTGTTGGTGCTGAAGGATATTTCCAGGAGAGTAATACTTAAGGATTGAAGATTTCCCACAAGTGCAAGATAGTCAGTTGGGAAAGGTAGAAGATCACCAGAATTTTTGAGTAATTGAGCACTAGCGAACAAGGGAGTGGATGTTGATTTGGTGTTAGCCATGTCTGATTTATGGAGTAGATAAGTGATGTATTTATCTTGTGAAAGAAAGAGTCCTATGGCGGAAGGAATTTTTTGACGCCCAAAAAATGGGTAAGACATCCAAGATCTTTCAGCGAAAACTGAGCAGCAAGGGTGAAAATAAGGTTGGACGGCTTTATAGAGGAACTCCCATTGGtaatgatatcatcaacatatactaaCAAATAAAGTGTGAAACCTGATTTTTGGTAGATAAAGAGAGATGCATGAGAAACGTGCGAAGCTCCGTATATCAGGCATGAGGGGCTAGTTGTAGCCATAGATTGCATTTTTTTAGGCGGCAAACATGATTAGGGAAAATTTTGTTGATAAAACCAGGGGGTTGGAGCATGAACACGTCATCTTTGAGCGTTCCTTGAAGAAAGTCATTGTTGACATCAAGCTGACAGATGGACCATCCTTGATGAACTACAAGTCATAAGTGTGAGAACAATGTGAATGGTGATTGGTTTAAAAATCAGACTGAATGTCTCTGTATTGTCCCAACTAGGGCGTTGGTGAAAACCTTTGGCTACTAGTCAAGCCTTGTATCGATCAATCAACTCATTTAGGTGTCGTTTGATTCGAAAAACCCATTTGCAACCAATCAAATTTTGAGTAGAGGACCGACTGAGAAGTTCCCAAGTGTTGTTGCAGTGTAAGGCATCAAACTCATCTTGCATAGTTGAGCGCTGATCAGGGTCGCGAAGAGTTTGGGTGATGGTGCTGGGTTCGAGTGGTAGAGAGGGTTGGACATGAAGATTAAGAATCTTGAGGGGTTTGACAATGTTATTTTTAGATTGGGTGATGATGTTACCCCATCGGGTTAGGGTTTCCTATGAGGGTTGACAGCGAGTTGAAATAGTGGCATACAACATTGTGGGGATGGTGAGGGAGGAGACTTGGAGTGACTAGAGAAGGGTGGGGGAGACGATACATGTTTTGGGGGTTTAGGGTGGTACTGATCATGGGTTGGTTTATGGGATGGAGTATGGAGAGCTAAAGTGGGCCTTATTGTCGTTATGTACTCGGACTAGTTTGAGGGACTAGGGAGTTGTACGGGAATTCAGATTCAATGAACTTGACATGGAGAAAGGTGTAGATCTGGATCGAGACACAAGTATGCATGTTGATCGGTTGAGTAACCTATATAACACATAATAGACTTTAGTGCAAGTTTATGGTTAGAATATGGTTTAATCTAGGGAAAACACAAACAACCAAAACACTTTAACTTATGATAATTCGGgaaaattttaagtaatttgGAATAGGGTGACTAGTACCCAAGAATTGATGTTAGGAATCGATTGATGAGATAGTCGACTATTGTCATGGTGTGAGGTTAATATGCCAAGGTCAACCCCAAGTGATGGAGAAGAGAGAGACCAGTTTTGGCAATGTGTCAATTTCAGCATTCAGAAATTCCATTGTGTTCAGTTGTATGAGGTGGAGTGGTGTGATGGCTTATGTTATGAGTGCTTAAAAATAGACGAAGACCAATATATTCTCCACCATTATCTGTGTAAAGAATTTTGATTTTGTGATGAAAGAAATTTTCAACAAGCGATTTAAATTTGGGAAACATAGTTTGCACATAAGATTTGAGTTTTATCGGATATACCCAAATATAGTGAGTGGAATGATCAACAAACATGCAATAGTAGCGAAGACCATCAATTGATAAAACAAGGGAGGTCCATACATCAGAGAAAACTATTTTTAGAGGATAAGATGGTTTAAGAGCGGATTCATGGAAAGGAAGCTTATGACTTTGCTTATTTAGTATGAGTTACAATTTAATTGTTGGAATTTATTTGAACCCGAagaaaaataatgttgaatAAAAGTGAAGATGGAAGAGGAGGGATGTCCAAGTTTATGGTGCCATGAAGTAGAGGAGTTTGTGCAGACAGAGTCAGAGAGTTAGATGGCAAGTAATAGAGTCTATCCACGCACGGGCCTTTATGGGTTGTTTGGCCCGTTTGTAAATTCTTTACATGAAAAGAGGTTGGCAAGAAAACAACAATAAAGCTACTTTATTTGGTGAGTTGAGAAACATAAACGATTTTTTGTTGCATGGATGGAACGCACAAAGTATTTGAGAGGGATAAGTCATTAACTAAAAGTGTTCTAGAATGAGAGATGTTTAAACCTGAACCGTTACCCATAAACAATGAATTTGGACTCGTGTACGGATGATGAAGTGCTAGATTGGAAAGATCATTGGTGACGTGATGCGTCGCACCACTGTCAACcagaaaattattttgagatgtgCCAGCAGTTGTAGCAACATAATCTTCTTTTGTCCGAAGAAATGATTCATTGAAAAAATGAGTCACCATCGACACATCTGAGATCGCCAAATGTTTGGGAGTTGTCAAAAGCTGATCTTTCTACATGCAAACAAGAACAAGATCCAAAATTATCCTCGGATTTCATCCTGCAACTATCAGAAGATCTCTTCGGGCGTTATTCTCTCTTTCTCGGCAATGTTTGATCCGGAAGAGCCGTCTTGACTTTCTCTATGGTTACCTCCTTCAAATTTGTTGAAAAGTTAGGATTGAATAGTGttgtgttatttttaaaatgaaacttaAGAATTGAAATTCCCACGAGATGGTAGAGGACTAGGGCTCTTATGTTTGACCTCACTTGCTAGAAGATATGATATTGGCGAAATAGGAAGATTTATTAAGAGGAAGTTGTTCTCGTCAGACTTAAAGTTGTATACTTTCCCCAGTTTTGTTGCTATTGCGGGCTTTACACAATCGATCAAATCATATCAGATCTTATATAGGTGTCCAACAAATCTTGAGTTCCTTCTAGTAGTTTTCACTCCTTTTTTAGCTTTAAGTAAGGCTATTTGTCCAGGGTTAGCAAAAGAGTTACAAAGAGGCGGCGAGACACTAGGATGCTGCTTCTTGAAGGTATGACACTGAGACAACACATGACCCTTGACATTGCATCACTAACAATGACAAAGAAATGGTTTGCGATTTTTAAGGCGTAAGTGCATGCTGTAGAAAATTATCCAGGTCGAGTTTCGTCAAAATGGTTGGGTCGAGTCTGTACATTCAAGGCTATCATAGGAGGAGTCTACCGTTGAGCAGCAATAAGGGAGAGTTATTGAATGAGAAATTTCTCGAGGAGGTCATCAAATGGAATGGTGTCCCTTGTATTGACTCCATCAATGACATATCCGTAGTTGTCGTCGAGCCCACGCAAGACATAATCAATCATGTCTTCAACGGAGATAGGAGAGCATGGGAGGCAATGAGATCTACACTTGCTTCATATAATGCGTGTAAGTGTTGATGGATTGAGTACCTTTGGATGTTGTGTGGAGATGCTCTTTTAACTACTTGAGGTGATTACGGGATGCCTTGGCATATGTTCTCTAGAGAAGTGTCTAGAGATCATGTGATGTCGTTTGAGATACCAGGAATTCCACTTCAAGGGAAAGTGTGGTGAAGAGAGCACCGTATATAAGACGGTAATGTCGACGCCAGGTATGATAATTAGGATTCGGAGTTGTCACCGGAGATTGAAGGGTGGTGGAGATCATTGTTGTCGGTGAAGGAAATGATTAATCTTGATATTTGAGAAAATCATAGCCATCGAGGAGAGCTTCAACTTGAAGTTTTCTGGTGAGGTAATTGGAAGGAAGAAGCTTGGTGACACTGCTGACGGTGATACAAGTGAAGGGTTTTGATGGCTCTTGAGGGTTACTAATATAGGAAGAGTTGTTGTTGGCCATGAGAGGCAAATCAGAAAAGGAGTGGCATCATGTGTTGAacgaaaaaagaaagaaagggaGAAGAGGATCGTGTATTACTCTAATACCATGTAGAAAATAATGTTTAgaatgaattttatatatttgttataacaTCTACAAGTTCCTATTTATAAAAGTTTGTCAAATATGAGAAGAAAATAGAATAAGGctctatataaattaatgacCTTGAATTTGGGAGAAAATTATGCTTACTAACTCTACCAATTTAGCCTAAGTAAAAGGaaattatataactaattattataatggaTACTTATATCCATCCATTTAACTGTTTGTTAGGTTCTATTCCGAGAATGAAATGCATATTAGATCAGTGTTTTcatttttagattttctatataatttcaatataattaaatattatttcataaattctCTAATTAATCgcataatttgatttattcatcaaaatactatttaaaaaaattattttattattttatattattacctttttaagtatttttattaaaacaatcattattttaaaacgTATACCAAACTGTCGTCAATTTGAAGTGCTTAGTTCTTTCATGAAACATCTCAATTTTGGTCAAAAAGTATCATTTTGACTATCACAAAGATTGTTATCATCTGTAAATCCTTCTCGAGTTCCCCGAATAggtttatcaataaaaatagtttCTTTACAAGTTTTTGTAATGGTCATGTATTCTACTTCGGTAGTAGACCACGTAAATATACTATATAAAATGGTTTTCCAACTAATCGCACAACCGTGAATATAGAAAACAAAACATGTGAGCGATATTTTTTGTCAAGATCGTCAGCATAATCAGAGTTGACATAATTGACAACTCCATCTTTAATCCTCCTAAACTGTAGGTGAACATCCAATGAATTCTTAAATAATGTAAGATCCATCAAATTGTTCTCTAATACTCTTTACCTGAACTTGTCAAGTATCTACTAACTGCATTTATTGAATATgtcaaatttgatcaaatacaaataattacATACATTAGTAAAccaattacaataaaatatagaGTTCGTAACATATACTCGATGTTCTCATCTAATCGAGGTGACATAAATGAAGAGAGTTTAAAATGAGTTGTTAATGGAAAACTCACGAGACTAGCATCAAGCATGTTGAAACAATACAGAATTTTCTCAATATACTATTTCTCAGTTATGTATAATTTTCTAGTTGCTCTATCTTTGAAAATCTTCATTCCAAGTATTTTCTTTGCATCTCTTAAAtccttcatatcaaaatatttacCAAGTTGcacatatattttctttatctcaTTTTGATCATTAATTGTtatcaatatatcatcaacatataagagAAGATTAGAAAATAACAATCATAATCAACTTTCAAGTAGACGCAACTATCAAAATTACTTCTTTTGAAGTCATGAGTGATCATAAAAGAGTCGAAACATTTATAACACCTATCTTTGCAATCACTTTAAACTATAAAGGAgtttcttcaaataaaaaatacagtCACTTAAGACTATAAATTCTTTAGATTGATGCATATAGATGTCTTCATCTAAATCTCGGTGTTTCTACAcggtcttcacatctagttGCTAAAGCTCCAAAATATGTATCGTCACAATCTATCTTTGAAAATCTTCATTCCAAGTATTTTCTTTGCATCTCTTAAAtccttcatatcaaaatatttacCAAGTTGcacatatattttctttatctcaTTTTGATCATTAATTGTtatcaatatatcatcaacatataagagAAGATTAGAAAATAACAATCATAATCAACTTTCAAGTAGACGCAACTATCAAAATTACTTCTTTTGAAGTCATGAGTGATCATAAAAGAGTCGAAACATTTATAACACCTATCTTTGCAATCACTTTAAACTATAAAGGAgtttcttcaaataaaaaatacagtCACTTAAGACTATAAATTCTTTAGATTGATGCATATAGATGTCTTCATCTAAATCTCGGTGTTTCTACAcggtcttcacatctagttGCTAAAGCTCCAAAATATGTATCGTCACGATGACAAATAGTGCTCGAATCAAAATATGCTTCACAACCGGAAAAAACACGTCAATAAATCAATCTCTGAAATTTGACTATAACTTTCCTCGTTGAGTCTTCGAGGAAATctaatatcatatataaaattatctatatcAATGTGATATTGTGGTGCAAGCGGTGAAATATCTAACAACTCTAGATTAGACCgatgaaaatataattcataGACCGAGCTTCCAATTTTCTTTCATCAACATGAGCATACGTAGAACaatcaaattctaaaattaGAATAACTTTTGTGGAGTCTGTTTATTAAACGCACTTGATGGAGAAGAATTGAAGATGAAACATGCTAAAGTTATAGCTTCAAAATGACATTAGTAAATCAACATTAAGGAGCATACAACGAATATTTTTCATCAAAGTCTTATTTATCCTCTCTATCACACCATGTTGTTGTGAATTTTTAGATATTGTGAAGTGCATCATGATTTCTTGAATCCTGCATTAAGTATTGGACTCTTCAGAACATAACTCTAAACTATTATCAGTACGTACATGTTTTATTGGTTTCCTAGTCTAATTTTTAATCATAATCTTCTACTCCTTAAACTTAGAAAACACATCACTCTTCTACTTCAAAAAAAACCTAATTATtttggagtaatcatcaacaatcgTCAACATATAATAGACAACTCTCATAGAAGATACTTTAAATGATCCCCAAAGATGAGAGTGAATATAATCAAGTATTCTTCTAGTGTGTGGATTTCTTTAAAGaacctaattatttttttgcttGTCGAAGATGTAATGCTCACAAAACTTCAATTTActaataatttatctattaagAATTCCTCACTTGCTCAACTCGGTTATTTCATTCtcactcatatgaccaagtGGCATATGCCACAACTTTGTGACATCATCATCAAATAATTAGGAGGTGACGGAAATAATATTGCTTATAATTGTGGAGTCTTTAAAACATATAACATGTTAGGTTTTCTTTCACATTTCATCAAGACAATAACACTTTTACTAACTTTCATAACTCCACTTTCAATAGTGTACTTGTACCCTTGAATCAAGAGTActaaaaacataacatttcaCTTTAAACGAGGAACATCTCTA from Impatiens glandulifera chromosome 9, dImpGla2.1, whole genome shotgun sequence includes the following:
- the LOC124915251 gene encoding NDR1/HIN1-like protein 3 — translated: MGESKQPHLNGAYYGPSIPPPSKTYHRHGRGSCCGCLCGCLFSLIFKILCTILVTIGLIVLVLWLVFRPNQVKFYATDATLTQFDLSTTNNTLYYNLALNLTIRNPNKRVGVYYDQIEASAYYEDERLQTKDLQRFYQGHKNTANVSTEFQGQSVVVLQGSDRTSYDSEKLSGIYSIDLKLKLRIRLKAWWFKTPRFTSKVECDLKIPLNSNMNGGSFQSKRCDIDW
- the LOC124916049 gene encoding uncharacterized mitochondrial protein AtMg00810-like; its protein translation is MATTSPSCLIYGASHVSHASLFIYQKSGFTLYLLVYVDDIITNGSSSIKPSNLIFTLAAQFSLKDLGYMANTKSTSTPLFASAQLLKNSGDLLPFPTDYLALVGNLQSLSITLLEISFSTNKLA